From a region of the Lentilactobacillus curieae genome:
- a CDS encoding Asp23/Gls24 family envelope stress response protein, with protein sequence MADETNIILQSDDPELGNIEIAPNVLEIIAGVATTEVEGVNRMRSSIATSLNELIGRKKEHGKGVKLTYNSDHELVVDIDVFLNYGVSVPKVALEIQSQVEQQLYFMTELEVSEVNVHVQGVVPEKTESSVDPNNPFANDDTENGEESGN encoded by the coding sequence ATGGCTGATGAAACCAACATTATTTTGCAAAGTGATGATCCTGAATTAGGTAACATCGAGATTGCACCTAATGTTCTTGAAATTATTGCTGGAGTTGCAACAACTGAGGTTGAAGGTGTTAACCGGATGCGCAGTTCAATTGCAACTAGCTTAAACGAATTGATTGGGCGTAAAAAGGAACATGGTAAGGGTGTTAAGCTTACTTACAATTCTGACCATGAATTAGTGGTTGATATTGACGTCTTTTTGAACTATGGAGTTTCTGTGCCTAAAGTTGCATTAGAAATTCAAAGCCAAGTCGAACAACAACTGTACTTCATGACTGAACTAGAAGTCTCAGAAGTAAATGTTCATGTACAGGGAGTAGTTCCTGAAAAAACTGAAAGTTCAGTTGATCCTAACAATCCGTTTGCTAATGATGACACAGAAAATGGTGAAGAAAGTGGAAATTAA
- a CDS encoding polyprenyl synthetase family protein has product MAKIKQFEQEWIPKIDHLLDSQMNYDVSQPELLAAMKYSVDAGGKRFRPLLGIATVLTVNKQVGAVQLKALSAIELLHTYSLIHDDLPAMDDDPIRRGKPSNHIKFGDALATLAGDGLQALAFQWVVDNQLPSTVKSELALKLAIAAGPAGMVAGQADDVLNENHELSYDALKKLHRNKTGALIHYAVESGLIVGGVNEADRKPFLEFADAFGLAFQIYDDILDVISNERELGKPVHQDSGKNTYPNLFGLSKSKEILAITVSKAMDALDLISDEQGFDTKLLKEFCGYFKIEEIE; this is encoded by the coding sequence ATGGCCAAGATTAAGCAATTTGAACAAGAATGGATTCCCAAAATCGACCACCTTCTAGATTCACAAATGAATTATGATGTGAGTCAACCCGAATTATTGGCCGCAATGAAGTATTCTGTTGACGCCGGAGGTAAGAGATTTAGACCGCTTTTAGGAATTGCTACAGTACTCACAGTTAATAAGCAAGTTGGTGCGGTACAGCTTAAGGCACTGAGCGCAATTGAACTGCTACACACGTATTCGCTGATTCATGATGATTTACCAGCGATGGATGATGATCCTATCAGACGGGGAAAGCCTTCAAACCATATTAAATTTGGCGACGCATTAGCAACGTTAGCCGGCGATGGGTTACAGGCACTTGCCTTTCAATGGGTAGTCGATAATCAACTCCCTAGTACCGTTAAAAGTGAACTAGCCTTAAAGTTAGCAATTGCGGCTGGGCCGGCGGGAATGGTTGCTGGTCAAGCAGATGATGTTTTGAACGAAAATCATGAACTATCGTACGATGCGTTAAAGAAATTGCATCGTAATAAGACTGGGGCGTTAATCCACTATGCAGTTGAGTCAGGCTTAATTGTTGGTGGGGTCAATGAAGCCGATAGAAAACCATTTTTAGAGTTTGCAGATGCGTTTGGTTTGGCATTCCAAATTTATGACGATATTTTGGATGTCATTAGCAACGAGAGAGAATTAGGCAAACCAGTTCATCAAGACAGCGGTAAAAATACTTACCCTAATTTATTTGGTCTAAGTAAATCAAAGGAAATTTTAGCAATTACCGTATCTAAAGCTATGGATGCGTTAGATTTGATTTCTGATGAGCAGGGGTTTGATACTAAGCTATTAAAAGAATTTTGTGGCTATTTTAAGATTGAGGAAATTGAGTAA
- a CDS encoding arginine repressor — MRKKERQRIIRRLLSTNDLETQEDFVKILSNQNIWVTQATISRDIKEMQLVKVPSPNGGYRYSLPTQKNVDTEKKLVQSIQDSFVSIDTQDKLVFMKVLPGSGPIISSLLYQLKNDDVFGTLGDDNTVLVICVSDSAAEAFKNRVNEMLKGI, encoded by the coding sequence ATGAGAAAAAAGGAAAGACAAAGAATCATTCGCAGGCTGTTATCAACCAATGATTTAGAAACTCAAGAAGATTTTGTAAAGATACTGTCTAATCAAAATATCTGGGTTACCCAGGCAACGATTTCTCGTGATATTAAAGAAATGCAGTTAGTTAAGGTGCCATCCCCAAATGGTGGATATCGCTATAGCCTACCGACTCAGAAGAATGTTGATACAGAAAAAAAGTTAGTTCAATCGATTCAAGACTCGTTTGTGTCTATTGATACGCAAGACAAGCTAGTATTTATGAAGGTTTTGCCAGGTAGTGGACCAATCATTTCTAGTTTGTTGTACCAACTGAAGAACGATGACGTATTTGGTACGCTTGGTGATGATAATACTGTACTGGTCATCTGTGTTTCAGATTCTGCCGCAGAAGCATTTAAAAACCGTGTTAACGAAATGCTTAAGGGTATCTAG
- a CDS encoding TlyA family RNA methyltransferase, with protein sequence MEKQRVDILLVEQGLFDTREKAKRAVMAGEILGNNEERLDKPGVKIPVDTELHIKGKPMPYVSRGGLKLEKALKVFGVSVQDKVVLDIGSSTGGFTDVMLQNGAKLSYALDVGSNQLVWKLRQDPRVVVMEHTNFRYSKLADFTDGQPEFSSIDVSFISLKLILPTLKEIIIPNGQVVALIKPQFEAGKSKVGKHGIVRDPAVHKEVLNSALKFAVESGYEVENLDFSPIKGGSGNIEFLVLLKSVDEPRILPNVSIEKVIENAYSELKKD encoded by the coding sequence ATGGAAAAACAACGCGTTGATATTTTACTAGTTGAACAGGGATTATTTGATACCAGGGAAAAAGCTAAACGGGCCGTGATGGCAGGAGAGATTCTTGGTAATAACGAAGAACGTTTAGATAAGCCAGGAGTGAAAATCCCAGTTGATACTGAATTGCACATTAAAGGCAAGCCAATGCCATACGTAAGTCGTGGTGGTTTAAAATTGGAAAAAGCCTTGAAGGTATTTGGTGTTAGCGTTCAGGACAAGGTGGTTCTGGACATTGGGAGTTCTACTGGCGGTTTTACCGATGTAATGCTTCAGAATGGAGCTAAATTAAGTTATGCCCTGGATGTTGGTAGTAATCAGTTAGTTTGGAAATTACGCCAGGATCCCCGTGTGGTGGTAATGGAACATACAAACTTCCGTTACAGCAAACTAGCTGATTTTACAGATGGCCAACCCGAATTCTCATCAATTGATGTTTCATTCATTTCATTAAAACTTATTTTGCCAACCTTAAAGGAAATAATTATTCCTAATGGCCAAGTGGTCGCACTGATTAAGCCACAATTTGAAGCCGGCAAGTCTAAAGTTGGGAAACACGGAATTGTTCGTGACCCAGCAGTGCATAAAGAGGTTTTGAATTCCGCGTTAAAATTTGCGGTCGAAAGCGGCTACGAAGTTGAAAATCTTGATTTTTCGCCAATTAAAGGTGGTTCTGGGAATATCGAATTTCTAGTTTTGCTCAAGTCGGTTGATGAACCAAGAATTTTACCGAATGTATCGATTGAAAAAGTTATTGAAAACGCTTATTCTGAGTTAAAGAAGGACTAG
- the nusB gene encoding transcription antitermination factor NusB, whose protein sequence is MEINRHKIREIAFQTLFAMNTNAKTDVKDFYVVITDGKYGEDVPEYLTTLVSGVVEHKEELDALIEKNLTSGWSITRIAKTDLIIIEVALFEMKYVDDVPAKVAINEAIELAKKFSDDRSRKFVNGILSHAHEELVK, encoded by the coding sequence GTGGAAATTAATCGTCACAAAATTCGGGAAATTGCGTTTCAAACGTTATTTGCCATGAATACCAACGCTAAGACTGATGTGAAGGACTTCTATGTCGTAATTACTGATGGTAAGTACGGAGAAGATGTGCCTGAATATTTGACTACGCTAGTTTCTGGGGTTGTTGAGCACAAAGAAGAATTGGATGCTTTAATCGAGAAAAACTTAACAAGCGGTTGGTCTATTACCAGAATTGCTAAGACTGATTTAATCATCATCGAAGTTGCTTTGTTTGAAATGAAATATGTAGATGACGTTCCGGCCAAAGTTGCAATCAACGAGGCCATTGAATTAGCTAAGAAATTCAGTGATGATCGATCAAGAAAATTTGTTAACGGGATTTTGTCACACGCCCACGAAGAACTGGTAAAATAG
- the xseA gene encoding exodeoxyribonuclease VII large subunit yields MNNEYLTVSALTQYIKKKFDYDPYLSKVYLTGEISNFRLRKNAHQYFSLKDDNAKISAIMFKSAFNKLKFTPEEGMKVLVVGHISVYEPTGSYQIYIERMEPDGVGQLYQAYEQLKKRLSAEGLFTKTKRPLVKFPKRIAVVTSPSGAVIRDIITTARRRYPIAQIVLFPALVQGTEASNDIVRQINRANEMGDFDTLIIGRGGGSIEDLWPFNEENVARAISTSEIPVISSVGHETDTTIADLVADVRAATPTAAAELAVPKLEQVMLDIRNNQNRLMNAVFQLIKQAKLRLQKLEESTVFKSPQRIYETYTQRVDLLTQRLIANNNQNLNHHQSEFSAVDNRLKLVAPITKIERYQQLAATYQMRLVQAQKLKLGDSRKQFQLAVSSLDHLSPLKILARGYSYTTDADDQLISKVDLINQGDNLTVHLSDGSVVATVNEIIKDKREE; encoded by the coding sequence GTGAATAACGAGTATTTAACGGTATCCGCACTAACTCAATATATCAAGAAAAAATTTGACTATGATCCGTACCTATCTAAAGTGTACTTGACCGGTGAAATTTCAAATTTTCGATTACGCAAAAATGCTCACCAGTACTTTAGTTTGAAGGATGACAACGCAAAAATTAGTGCTATTATGTTCAAGTCTGCATTTAATAAGTTAAAGTTTACTCCCGAAGAAGGAATGAAGGTTCTGGTAGTTGGTCATATTTCAGTATATGAACCAACTGGGAGCTATCAAATTTATATCGAGCGAATGGAACCTGATGGTGTTGGTCAACTGTACCAAGCCTATGAGCAATTAAAGAAACGACTATCTGCCGAAGGATTGTTTACCAAAACCAAACGACCCTTAGTCAAGTTTCCAAAAAGAATTGCGGTGGTAACTTCACCTAGTGGGGCGGTCATCAGAGATATCATCACAACAGCCAGGCGGCGTTACCCGATAGCCCAAATTGTGTTGTTTCCAGCGTTAGTTCAAGGAACCGAAGCTAGTAACGACATAGTTAGACAGATCAACCGTGCTAATGAAATGGGTGATTTTGATACGCTAATCATCGGGCGTGGTGGTGGTTCAATTGAAGACTTGTGGCCATTTAATGAAGAAAATGTAGCTAGGGCTATCTCAACGAGTGAAATCCCAGTGATATCTTCCGTTGGCCACGAAACCGACACAACAATTGCCGATTTAGTTGCCGATGTGCGCGCTGCCACCCCAACGGCTGCAGCGGAATTGGCGGTGCCAAAGTTAGAACAGGTAATGTTGGATATCCGTAACAATCAAAACCGATTGATGAATGCAGTCTTCCAATTGATCAAACAAGCTAAGTTGAGGTTGCAAAAGTTAGAAGAATCAACGGTGTTTAAGTCGCCTCAAAGAATTTACGAGACTTACACGCAGCGAGTTGATTTACTAACCCAGCGACTAATAGCAAACAATAATCAAAATCTGAACCATCACCAAAGTGAATTTTCTGCGGTTGATAATCGATTAAAATTAGTTGCCCCAATTACTAAGATTGAAAGATACCAGCAATTAGCTGCTACTTATCAGATGCGCTTAGTCCAAGCACAAAAGCTTAAGTTAGGTGATAGTAGGAAACAATTTCAGCTGGCAGTTTCCTCGCTTGATCACTTAAGCCCACTTAAAATATTGGCAAGGGGTTACTCATATACAACCGATGCTGATGATCAATTAATTAGTAAAGTTGATTTAATTAATCAAGGTGATAATCTAACGGTTCATTTGAGTGATGGGTCAGTTGTCGCAACGGTAAACGAGATTATAAAAGATAAGCGAGAGGAATAA
- a CDS encoding exodeoxyribonuclease VII small subunit: MADNKTFEEKMQELETIVSELEQGNVPLEESMTKFKDGMKLSEELSKTLSSAEKTMAKIVDDSGKESEFENLGDSATNNGQD, translated from the coding sequence ATGGCAGATAACAAAACTTTTGAAGAAAAAATGCAAGAATTGGAGACCATCGTTTCCGAGCTGGAACAAGGTAACGTTCCACTGGAGGAATCCATGACTAAGTTCAAGGATGGCATGAAACTCAGTGAAGAGTTATCCAAAACACTAAGTAGTGCTGAAAAAACGATGGCTAAAATTGTTGACGATAGCGGAAAAGAATCTGAGTTTGAAAACCTAGGAGATAGTGCAACTAACAATGGCCAAGATTAA
- the coaBC gene encoding bifunctional phosphopantothenoylcysteine decarboxylase/phosphopantothenate--cysteine ligase CoaBC: MFSNKQVTLIVTGSIAVYKSLTLVRELIKNNNRVRVVMTTAATKFVTPLAFQTLSKQRVIVDEFQDYDVDKVLHIDIADSTDLTIVAPASANIIGKLANGIGDDAASTVLLANHAPLFVVPTMNTNMLENPANARNLRTLAADGIHVMDSATGFLAEGYSGKGRMPEPTEILQWVSNTIDQSQVLKGRKIIVTAGGTREPIDPVRYITNHSSGKMGFAIAKAAADAGAEVTLIAANTSLPHFDGVSVISVVTAREMAAEVTKRFAEADGLIMSAAIADFRPETVADHKIKKVADEDKMTLTMVKNPDIVKSIGKVKRADQFVVGFAAETNDLMANANKKITSKNLDLIVANDVGNKKIGFNSDQNQVTLIWPNGETKKTSVETKSKVAEELIKIIAEFK; the protein is encoded by the coding sequence GTGTTTTCAAATAAACAAGTAACTTTAATCGTTACTGGAAGCATTGCAGTATACAAATCACTGACTTTGGTCAGAGAATTAATTAAAAATAACAATCGGGTCAGGGTGGTGATGACCACAGCAGCAACAAAATTTGTCACTCCGCTTGCTTTTCAGACATTAAGTAAGCAGCGGGTAATCGTTGACGAATTTCAGGATTACGATGTCGATAAAGTTCTTCACATCGACATTGCAGATAGCACTGATTTGACCATTGTTGCTCCTGCGAGTGCCAACATCATTGGCAAACTTGCTAATGGAATCGGTGACGATGCCGCTAGCACAGTTTTATTGGCCAATCACGCACCGCTTTTTGTGGTGCCAACCATGAACACTAATATGCTGGAAAATCCGGCAAACGCAAGAAATTTGCGTACGTTGGCTGCTGATGGTATTCACGTAATGGATTCGGCAACCGGCTTTTTGGCAGAGGGCTATTCTGGAAAAGGTAGAATGCCGGAACCCACTGAAATTTTGCAATGGGTTTCTAACACCATCGACCAATCACAAGTCCTTAAGGGCAGAAAAATTATTGTTACTGCCGGGGGAACTCGAGAACCAATTGACCCGGTTCGTTACATTACTAATCATTCTTCAGGAAAAATGGGGTTTGCAATTGCTAAGGCTGCTGCCGATGCAGGTGCAGAAGTTACATTGATTGCTGCAAACACTAGCCTCCCCCATTTCGATGGAGTGTCAGTTATTTCAGTAGTGACTGCCCGTGAAATGGCTGCTGAGGTTACAAAACGTTTTGCGGAGGCAGACGGTTTAATTATGTCAGCAGCGATTGCTGACTTTAGACCTGAAACCGTTGCTGACCATAAAATTAAAAAGGTTGCTGATGAAGACAAAATGACCTTAACGATGGTTAAAAACCCCGATATCGTCAAAAGTATCGGTAAAGTCAAACGAGCTGATCAATTCGTAGTTGGGTTTGCTGCAGAAACAAATGATTTAATGGCAAACGCGAATAAAAAAATTACATCTAAAAACCTTGACTTGATTGTTGCTAATGACGTTGGCAACAAAAAGATCGGTTTTAATTCTGACCAGAATCAGGTAACGCTTATTTGGCCAAATGGCGAAACTAAGAAAACTAGTGTTGAAACTAAATCAAAGGTTGCTGAAGAGTTAATCAAAATTATTGCAGAATTTAAATAA
- the gmk gene encoding guanylate kinase has product MTKRGMLIVLSGPSGVGKGTVRKALFNEPDVDFEYSTSMTTRKPRDGEKDGVDYFFVSKEQFEDNIQNGEMLEYAKYVDNYYGTPLKYVNETLESGKDVFLEIEVNGAMQVRANCPDAVFVFLTPPDLMELKHRLIGRGTDKMEVIDKRIKTAASEIRMMRNYDYAVLNDEVSQAVDRIKSIIRSERLKVTRVMPDYESMLGDF; this is encoded by the coding sequence ATGACTAAAAGAGGAATGTTAATCGTGCTGTCTGGACCATCTGGTGTTGGTAAGGGGACTGTTCGTAAAGCATTATTTAATGAACCTGACGTTGATTTTGAGTATTCAACTTCAATGACAACCAGAAAACCACGCGATGGTGAAAAAGACGGTGTGGATTATTTCTTTGTTTCAAAGGAACAATTTGAAGATAATATCCAAAATGGGGAGATGCTAGAGTACGCCAAGTACGTTGACAATTACTACGGCACCCCATTAAAATATGTTAACGAAACTTTGGAATCCGGCAAGGATGTCTTCTTAGAAATTGAAGTCAATGGTGCAATGCAGGTTCGAGCTAATTGTCCCGACGCTGTCTTTGTATTTTTAACCCCACCAGATTTAATGGAATTGAAGCACCGTTTGATTGGTCGTGGAACTGACAAAATGGAAGTTATCGACAAACGAATCAAAACAGCAGCTTCTGAAATAAGAATGATGCGTAACTATGATTACGCTGTGTTAAACGACGAAGTTTCTCAAGCAGTCGATAGAATTAAATCAATTATTCGCAGTGAGAGACTTAAAGTTACTCGTGTGATGCCAGACTATGAATCCATGTTAGGAGATTTTTAA
- the rpoZ gene encoding DNA-directed RNA polymerase subunit omega — protein MLLYPSVDKLLEKIDSRYSLIALASKRAHELDAGAKPLLNEYKSQKSVGKALEEIEAGLLKIDENNKDFD, from the coding sequence ATGTTACTTTACCCATCTGTTGATAAATTATTAGAAAAAATTGATTCTCGTTACTCATTGATTGCATTAGCAAGCAAGCGAGCTCATGAACTTGATGCCGGTGCAAAGCCATTGCTTAATGAATACAAATCACAAAAATCTGTTGGTAAGGCGCTTGAAGAAATTGAAGCAGGATTACTAAAGATCGACGAAAATAATAAAGATTTTGACTAA
- the recN gene encoding DNA repair protein RecN, whose protein sequence is MLLELSITDFAIIEHLDVDFQSGMTVLTGETGAGKSIIIDAVSLLAGSRGSKDFIRTGAKKAIISGNFVLDERNPTYGVLDELEIEHDDGSVVIERELFENGRNSCRVNGRMVNISTLRRIGETIVDIQGQNDHQELMNPDRHIFLLDEFGEDKLTNLLEKYHAEYSTYLKLKAINDKKNQNEKEWAQRLDMLKFQINEIDAANLVAGEEEDLVAQRDRLNNFQRIHDALVTSYESLNSDESSALDGVGTAMSSMQSVEDLDPDFKQISEDVSGAFYSLQDAVSLLSDQISNLEFNQDTLDEVEQRLNLISQLEKKYGDTVNQILEYRESISDELDQMQGNAAEDDDLADRLEKSKQMLIKLAKQISDKRKVIAKSLELGVQKQLADLFMEKAVFEVNITDATSLTRTGMDNVEFFIQTNPGEKMLPLVKSASGGELSRIMLALKTIFAKAAGVTSIIFDEVDTGVSGRVAQAIANKIYTISTKSQVLCITHLPQVAAMSDQHYFISKQTSENRTMTHLQELSSKDRIGELSRMLAGTEVTKITTEHADELLKLASHERDVIRKELKKK, encoded by the coding sequence ATGCTATTAGAATTATCGATAACTGACTTTGCAATAATTGAGCACTTAGATGTGGACTTTCAATCAGGGATGACGGTTTTAACCGGAGAAACTGGTGCTGGAAAGTCCATTATTATTGATGCAGTTTCATTGTTGGCAGGCTCCCGAGGTTCAAAAGATTTTATCCGAACTGGGGCCAAAAAGGCGATTATTTCTGGTAATTTTGTACTTGATGAAAGAAACCCTACATATGGTGTTTTGGATGAACTTGAAATTGAACATGATGATGGCAGTGTGGTAATTGAACGTGAGCTATTTGAAAACGGTCGCAATAGTTGTCGGGTTAATGGCAGGATGGTCAATATTTCCACACTACGCAGAATTGGCGAGACCATCGTGGATATTCAAGGCCAAAACGATCATCAAGAGTTAATGAATCCGGATCGGCATATTTTCTTGTTGGATGAATTTGGCGAAGACAAGTTAACTAACCTGCTTGAAAAGTATCATGCTGAGTACTCGACTTATTTGAAGCTTAAAGCGATAAATGATAAGAAAAACCAAAATGAAAAAGAGTGGGCGCAGCGACTAGACATGTTGAAATTTCAAATCAACGAAATCGATGCTGCCAACTTGGTTGCCGGTGAAGAGGAAGATTTGGTTGCTCAACGAGATAGATTGAACAACTTTCAACGAATTCATGATGCGTTAGTGACAAGCTACGAGAGTCTTAACAGTGATGAAAGTAGTGCCCTTGATGGGGTTGGAACCGCTATGAGTTCTATGCAGTCTGTAGAAGACCTTGATCCAGATTTTAAACAAATTTCTGAAGATGTTTCTGGAGCATTTTATTCATTGCAAGATGCGGTTAGTTTGTTGTCAGACCAAATTAGTAATCTCGAGTTTAATCAGGATACTTTAGATGAGGTTGAGCAACGACTGAATCTCATCAGCCAGTTAGAAAAGAAGTACGGTGATACTGTCAATCAAATCCTTGAGTATCGTGAGAGCATCAGCGATGAACTTGATCAAATGCAGGGGAATGCGGCTGAGGATGACGATTTAGCTGATCGACTAGAAAAATCTAAACAAATGCTAATAAAACTTGCAAAACAAATTTCTGATAAGCGCAAGGTAATTGCTAAAAGTCTTGAGCTTGGAGTTCAAAAACAGCTGGCAGATTTATTTATGGAAAAGGCGGTTTTTGAGGTCAACATTACAGATGCAACTTCACTGACAAGAACAGGGATGGATAACGTGGAATTCTTTATCCAAACCAATCCGGGTGAAAAGATGTTGCCATTGGTTAAATCCGCTTCAGGCGGTGAGTTATCGCGAATTATGCTAGCTTTGAAGACGATATTTGCCAAAGCAGCAGGAGTTACTTCAATTATCTTTGATGAAGTAGATACTGGGGTATCAGGCCGGGTTGCACAAGCAATTGCCAATAAAATCTATACAATTTCAACCAAGTCTCAAGTTTTATGTATTACGCATTTACCACAGGTCGCCGCAATGAGTGACCAACACTACTTTATTTCTAAGCAAACATCTGAAAATCGGACGATGACTCACTTACAAGAACTAAGTTCTAAAGATCGGATTGGAGAATTATCGAGGATGCTCGCGGGAACCGAAGTTACTAAAATCACTACTGAGCATGCTGATGAGCTCCTTAAGCTGGCAAGTCACGAACGAGATGTAATTCGTAAAGAATTGAAGAAAAAATAA
- a CDS encoding bifunctional 5,10-methylenetetrahydrofolate dehydrogenase/5,10-methenyltetrahydrofolate cyclohydrolase produces MATLIDGKALAKKVNAQTAERVAKLKAEHNIVPGLVVVIVGDDQASQRYVRNKHRTAQKLGINSSIKQLPNSVSQDELLELINEYNADSSINGILVQDPLPDQIDEKLVTRTILPEKDVDGFHPENVGKLFLADTTDYPVSCTPKGIMTMFTEYGIDLMGKDAVMIGRSSIVGKPMASLMLNEGASVTVVHRHTKDVKFYTKNADVIVSATGQLHTLTASDIKEGAVVIDVGQNMNEEGHLVGDVDFDEVEKKASYITPVPGGVGPMTIATLMQQTVDLTEWSLMSE; encoded by the coding sequence TTGGCAACACTGATTGATGGTAAAGCTTTAGCAAAGAAAGTAAATGCCCAAACGGCAGAACGAGTTGCAAAGTTGAAAGCAGAGCATAATATTGTTCCTGGGCTGGTAGTAGTAATTGTTGGTGATGATCAAGCTAGTCAAAGATACGTTAGAAATAAACATAGAACAGCTCAAAAATTAGGTATTAATTCGTCAATTAAACAGTTGCCAAATAGCGTTTCTCAAGATGAATTATTAGAATTGATCAACGAATATAATGCGGATAGTTCGATTAATGGGATCTTAGTTCAAGATCCTCTACCCGACCAAATTGATGAAAAATTAGTTACTAGAACCATTTTGCCAGAAAAGGATGTTGATGGTTTTCATCCAGAAAACGTTGGTAAGCTGTTTTTAGCAGATACAACAGATTATCCAGTATCTTGTACTCCAAAGGGAATCATGACCATGTTTACAGAATATGGCATCGATTTAATGGGTAAAGATGCCGTCATGATTGGTAGAAGTTCAATTGTTGGGAAACCAATGGCTTCATTAATGTTGAATGAGGGTGCAAGCGTGACGGTAGTCCACCGGCATACTAAAGATGTGAAATTTTACACTAAAAACGCTGACGTAATTGTATCGGCAACAGGGCAATTGCATACACTTACCGCATCTGACATTAAGGAAGGTGCAGTGGTGATTGATGTTGGTCAAAATATGAATGAAGAAGGGCACCTTGTTGGTGATGTTGATTTTGATGAAGTTGAGAAAAAAGCATCATATATCACCCCTGTGCCTGGTGGTGTTGGTCCGATGACAATCGCCACTTTGATGCAACAAACAGTAGATTTGACTGAATGGAGTCTTATGAGTGAATAA